A section of the Citrobacter farmeri genome encodes:
- the lexA gene encoding transcriptional repressor LexA — MKALTARQQEVFDLIRDHISQTGMPPTRAEIAQRLGFRSPNAAEEHLKALARKGAIEIVSGASRGIRLLQEEEEGLPLIGRVAAGEPLLAQQHIEGHYQVDPSLFKPNADFLLRVSGMSMKDIGIMDGDLLAVHKTQDVRNGQVVVARIDDEVTVKRLKKQGNKVELLPENSEFKPILVDLREQNFTIEGLAVGVIRNGEWL, encoded by the coding sequence ATGAAAGCGTTAACGGCCAGGCAACAAGAGGTGTTTGATCTCATTCGGGATCACATCAGCCAGACAGGTATGCCACCGACGCGTGCGGAGATCGCACAGCGTTTGGGGTTCCGTTCCCCAAACGCGGCTGAAGAACACCTGAAAGCGCTGGCGCGGAAAGGGGCAATTGAAATCGTCTCCGGCGCTTCTCGCGGCATTCGACTGCTGCAGGAAGAAGAAGAGGGGTTACCGCTTATCGGTCGTGTCGCGGCGGGCGAACCACTGTTGGCGCAGCAGCACATCGAAGGCCATTATCAGGTGGACCCGTCTCTGTTTAAGCCGAATGCCGATTTCCTGCTGCGCGTCAGCGGGATGTCGATGAAAGATATCGGTATTATGGATGGCGATCTGTTGGCGGTACACAAAACCCAGGATGTGCGTAACGGCCAGGTGGTTGTGGCGCGTATCGACGACGAAGTGACGGTCAAACGCTTGAAAAAACAGGGCAATAAAGTTGAGTTACTGCCTGAAAACAGCGAATTTAAACCTATCCTGGTTGACCTTCGCGAACAGAATTTCACCATCGAAGGATTGGCCGTTGGCGTCATCCGTAACGGTGAATGGCTGTAG
- a CDS encoding diacylglycerol kinase: MANNTTGFTRIIKAAGYSWKGFRAAWINEAAFRQESVAVLLAVAIACWLDVDAITRVLLIGSVMLVMIVEILNSAIEAVVDRIGSDYHELSGRAKDMGSAAVLLSIIVALITWGLLLWTHFR, translated from the coding sequence ATGGCTAATAATACCACTGGATTCACCCGAATTATCAAAGCTGCAGGCTATTCCTGGAAAGGTTTTCGCGCCGCGTGGATTAACGAGGCCGCGTTCCGTCAGGAGAGTGTGGCGGTTTTGCTGGCCGTCGCTATCGCCTGCTGGCTGGATGTGGATGCCATCACGCGCGTTCTATTGATCGGCTCCGTTATGCTGGTCATGATTGTTGAAATTCTGAACAGCGCCATTGAGGCCGTGGTGGACCGTATCGGCTCTGATTATCATGAACTCTCTGGTCGTGCAAAAGATATGGGATCGGCGGCGGTGCTGCTCTCTATCATTGTGGCGCTGATCACCTGGGGCCTCCTGCTGTGGACACATTTTCGCTAA